From Haloarcula rubripromontorii, the proteins below share one genomic window:
- the gcvPB gene encoding aminomethyl-transferring glycine dehydrogenase subunit GcvPB, protein MNYDQARWTDDSDDLYEPLLSEKANETVEVDDSPLPDDLTRDSLSLPDPAEPELARHYTRLSQMNYGVESGPFPLGSCTMKYNPSFTEDVAGRADAAIHPGRPDSTVQGTLALCHRLQDYLGRIGGMDAVTLQPPAGAAGEFTGIQIAKAYHEHNDDERSEVVIPDSAHGTNFATAAMAGYEVVELPSGDDGRVDIEALEAAVGDDTAALMLTNPNTLGLFERDIEHVADIVHDAGGLLYYDGANLNALLGRARPGDMGFDVMHYNVHKTFATPHGGGGPGAGPVGVREELAQFLPNPHVRERGGNYEHYEPSNSIGKVHGFYGNWPVLLKTFAYIARLGDEGLRDASAKAVLNANYLAEQIEYEVPFGPFHHEFVASAGEQDAADAAKRMLDYGVHPPTTKWPEIVDEALMTEPTEGETKRSLDQLAAAFNAVAGDSDAELADAPSRPTAKRIDQATAARNPRLSWQALDDT, encoded by the coding sequence GTGAACTACGACCAAGCGCGCTGGACCGACGACAGCGACGACCTGTATGAACCGCTGCTCTCGGAGAAAGCGAACGAAACGGTCGAGGTCGACGACTCGCCGCTACCTGACGACCTGACGCGGGACTCCCTCTCGCTGCCGGACCCAGCCGAGCCTGAACTGGCCCGACATTACACGCGCCTTTCGCAGATGAACTACGGCGTCGAGAGCGGGCCGTTCCCGCTTGGTTCGTGTACGATGAAGTACAACCCCTCCTTTACCGAGGATGTCGCTGGGCGGGCAGACGCCGCTATCCATCCGGGCCGGCCTGATTCAACTGTGCAGGGGACGCTAGCGCTGTGTCACCGGCTACAGGACTATCTGGGCCGCATCGGCGGTATGGACGCCGTGACGCTGCAGCCACCCGCCGGCGCGGCCGGTGAGTTCACCGGGATACAGATTGCAAAGGCGTACCACGAACACAACGACGACGAGCGCTCGGAGGTCGTCATCCCGGACTCGGCACACGGCACGAACTTCGCAACGGCGGCGATGGCCGGCTACGAGGTCGTGGAGCTACCGAGCGGCGACGACGGTCGCGTCGACATCGAGGCGCTGGAGGCGGCTGTCGGCGACGATACCGCCGCGTTGATGCTCACAAACCCCAACACGCTGGGGCTGTTCGAGCGCGATATCGAGCACGTCGCCGACATCGTCCACGACGCCGGCGGCCTGCTGTACTACGACGGCGCGAACCTCAATGCCCTGCTCGGGCGCGCTCGCCCCGGCGATATGGGCTTTGACGTGATGCACTACAACGTCCACAAGACGTTCGCGACGCCCCACGGCGGCGGTGGCCCCGGTGCCGGCCCGGTCGGCGTCCGCGAGGAACTGGCACAGTTCCTCCCGAACCCGCACGTCAGAGAGCGCGGTGGGAACTACGAACACTACGAGCCATCGAACTCCATCGGGAAGGTGCATGGCTTCTATGGCAACTGGCCGGTACTGCTCAAAACCTTCGCCTATATCGCCAGACTCGGCGACGAGGGCCTGCGGGACGCCAGCGCGAAGGCCGTGCTGAACGCGAACTATCTCGCCGAGCAGATTGAGTACGAAGTTCCCTTCGGCCCGTTCCACCACGAGTTCGTCGCCAGCGCGGGCGAGCAGGACGCCGCAGACGCGGCCAAGCGGATGCTCGATTACGGCGTCCACCCACCGACGACGAAGTGGCCTGAAATCGTCGATGAGGCGTTGATGACCGAGCCCACGGAAGGTGAAACCAAGCGCTCGCTGGACCAGCTCGCGGCCGCGTTCAACGCTGTGGCCGGTGACTCGGACGCCGAACTGGCCGACGCACCGTCGCGTCCGACGGCGAAACGCATCGACCAGGCGACTGCGGCCCGGAACCCGCGGCTCTCCTGGCAGGCGCTTGACGACACGTAG
- a CDS encoding PAS domain S-box protein, whose product MSDMPHLLYVGAADDDADTAMPGTPASVTSVTGVAEALSELAEHAYDAVVCEQYLSGGDTGLEALAAIREQYDALPVVLCTAEPDGSVAARATRLDVTEYVPRSEVSLTDRVYDIVTQGRGPTGRGNESRSPAAPDGRPTRLPPELADSFDAIAGSISDAVVTIDADSEVVYANDEAAELTGYDREELVGDDFAKVIPEHLRSSHFEGVDRYRRTGDRNVDWDYLELPLVTAAGDQLTVAVSFGDFERNGQWFCTGVLRDISDRKERERALEETNRRLDLALDGTDTGVYEWNLGTGEMVWDEATAELFGTTPAAFEGTVSAFYECVHPDDRQSLEAAFERVSESGERVDAEFRTDVDGETRWLRTSGVIEDRDAQAPRLVAIATDITERKERERALRANNDSLQELTQLATGNGLSEAETVSRVIEIGLDRLDMAFGYLSRIEDGVHEIQLVTGNTPLESGTQTPLEDTYCQQVLESGDLYAITDATSEDGHVGDVYRKSGVACYAGGLITVDGEPYGTLCFGDERPRSEPFSESEEAFMNVLVEWVNHELERRHREDELERYENIIEAVDDGVYALDSEGYFEFVNQAMTDLTGYSESELLGSYTGFIKNDGVVERATSIVQEMIFEDRDDEETFELEIQQASGNSFPAQDHMTLLYDDAGRFDGTAGVIRDITEQKQRDEALAGLLDTTRSLMQAQTAQEVAETVIQATESDLGFDHALVRLYNAETDTLRPAAASDKVPERPVYDADEGFPGDAFQRGDPMVVDEFDRVDNYDSDVLTAVMYLPIGDHGVVSIGAQRGHEFTESDVSVGKILASNAAAAFDRVERERSLLRYESVVENVRDMMYVLDDEGRVQLVTEPLAEWLGYDRATLLGQRPSVVLEQDAVDEFTRRIADLRQRDGTGGIQLETTLETATGERRPAEIDVSLLDAEQFRGTVGVVRDLTELKQARAELEDERDRFSYLFNTLPDAVIETETVAGDPVVRSVNPAFSDVFGYDQETAVDSPLSDLLRPPDTNRDELPRFDGTQPNGDPFQTELRLMTETGFRDFLFRGVPYSRDGDSVRGFGIYTDITDQRERERRLKLLNRVLRHNLRNDLTVVLGMADALEERIDDAERAAILDRLQRKAEEMASLSERARDMERSVRRDQFGTDPVDVSAAVTDVVSSYRDKHAGKIETDLPDTSAAAGDGRLHRILGELIENSLEHSGDDPSVRIEVTTDQRTVSITVADDGPGIPQHELDVVTGDEPITQLRHGTGLGLWLVVWVAETYGGTVNFGSGPDGGAVVTLELPRIDL is encoded by the coding sequence ATGTCCGATATGCCGCATTTGTTGTACGTAGGCGCTGCTGACGATGACGCGGACACAGCCATGCCCGGCACGCCGGCTTCGGTCACGTCGGTCACCGGTGTGGCGGAGGCGCTGTCTGAACTGGCCGAGCACGCCTACGACGCCGTCGTCTGTGAACAGTACCTGTCGGGGGGAGACACCGGGCTGGAGGCACTGGCAGCGATACGTGAGCAGTACGACGCACTCCCGGTCGTACTCTGTACGGCCGAACCGGACGGCTCGGTCGCCGCTCGCGCGACACGACTCGATGTGACCGAGTACGTCCCTCGTAGCGAAGTGTCGCTGACGGACCGAGTGTACGATATCGTGACGCAGGGGCGCGGACCAACGGGCCGCGGCAACGAAAGTCGCTCACCGGCGGCTCCCGATGGCCGGCCGACGCGGCTCCCACCGGAACTCGCGGACTCCTTCGACGCCATCGCCGGTAGTATCTCCGATGCCGTCGTCACAATCGATGCCGACAGCGAAGTCGTGTACGCCAACGACGAGGCCGCTGAGCTGACTGGCTATGACCGCGAGGAGCTGGTCGGTGACGATTTCGCGAAAGTGATCCCCGAACATCTTCGAAGCTCCCACTTCGAGGGAGTGGACCGCTACCGCCGGACCGGCGACCGGAACGTCGACTGGGACTACCTCGAACTGCCGCTCGTAACTGCTGCCGGGGACCAGCTGACCGTTGCGGTGTCGTTCGGCGATTTCGAGCGAAACGGACAGTGGTTCTGTACGGGCGTTCTCAGGGATATCTCTGATCGAAAAGAACGCGAACGGGCGCTCGAAGAGACGAACCGGCGCCTCGACCTGGCGCTGGATGGAACGGACACCGGCGTCTACGAGTGGAATCTGGGCACCGGCGAGATGGTCTGGGACGAAGCGACCGCGGAACTCTTCGGAACGACGCCAGCGGCCTTCGAAGGCACCGTCTCGGCGTTCTACGAGTGCGTCCATCCCGACGACCGGCAGTCGCTCGAAGCGGCGTTCGAGCGGGTGTCGGAGAGCGGCGAACGGGTCGACGCCGAGTTCCGTACCGATGTCGACGGAGAGACGCGATGGCTCCGGACGAGCGGCGTTATCGAGGACCGGGACGCACAGGCCCCGCGCCTTGTCGCCATCGCCACGGATATCACGGAGCGTAAGGAGCGCGAACGGGCGTTGCGTGCCAACAACGACTCGCTGCAGGAGCTGACACAGCTTGCAACCGGGAACGGACTCAGCGAGGCCGAAACCGTCAGCCGAGTCATCGAAATCGGGCTGGACCGACTCGACATGGCGTTTGGCTATCTGAGCCGTATCGAAGACGGGGTCCACGAAATCCAGCTGGTCACCGGGAACACCCCTCTCGAATCCGGGACACAGACGCCGCTTGAAGACACGTACTGCCAGCAAGTGCTCGAATCCGGTGACCTTTACGCAATTACCGATGCCACCAGCGAGGATGGACACGTAGGTGACGTGTATCGGAAAAGCGGTGTCGCGTGCTACGCCGGTGGCCTCATCACGGTCGACGGCGAGCCGTACGGAACGCTCTGTTTCGGCGATGAACGGCCACGGTCGGAGCCATTCTCCGAGAGCGAGGAGGCGTTCATGAATGTCCTCGTAGAGTGGGTGAACCACGAACTCGAACGCCGCCACCGCGAGGACGAACTCGAACGCTACGAGAACATCATCGAGGCGGTGGACGACGGCGTGTACGCCCTTGACTCGGAGGGGTATTTCGAGTTCGTCAATCAGGCGATGACCGACCTCACGGGCTACTCCGAGTCTGAACTGCTTGGTTCGTACACCGGCTTCATCAAAAACGACGGCGTGGTCGAGCGGGCTACGTCTATCGTGCAGGAGATGATATTCGAGGACCGCGACGACGAAGAAACGTTCGAGTTGGAGATCCAGCAGGCCTCGGGGAACTCGTTCCCAGCGCAGGACCACATGACGCTGCTGTACGACGATGCCGGGCGATTCGATGGGACTGCAGGCGTCATTCGGGATATCACTGAGCAGAAACAGCGCGACGAGGCCCTGGCCGGACTGCTGGATACGACCCGGTCGCTCATGCAGGCCCAGACGGCTCAGGAGGTCGCCGAAACGGTTATTCAGGCGACCGAGTCGGACCTCGGGTTCGACCACGCGCTCGTCAGACTGTACAATGCGGAAACGGACACACTCCGGCCGGCCGCCGCCAGTGACAAAGTCCCGGAACGACCGGTGTACGACGCTGACGAGGGGTTCCCTGGCGACGCGTTCCAGCGCGGTGACCCGATGGTCGTTGACGAGTTCGACCGGGTCGACAACTACGACTCCGATGTTCTGACAGCGGTCATGTACCTTCCGATAGGTGACCACGGGGTCGTGAGTATCGGCGCACAGCGGGGCCACGAGTTCACCGAATCGGACGTCTCTGTTGGGAAGATTCTCGCGTCCAATGCAGCCGCCGCGTTCGACCGGGTCGAGCGCGAGCGGAGCCTGTTGCGGTACGAGTCGGTCGTCGAGAACGTCCGTGACATGATGTACGTCCTCGACGACGAGGGCCGGGTCCAGTTGGTCACCGAACCGCTCGCGGAGTGGCTCGGCTACGACCGGGCGACGCTTCTCGGTCAGCGTCCGAGCGTGGTCCTCGAACAGGACGCTGTCGATGAGTTTACCCGCCGCATTGCCGACCTCCGTCAGCGGGACGGGACCGGCGGCATCCAACTCGAAACGACGCTTGAGACGGCCACCGGGGAGCGGCGGCCGGCCGAAATCGACGTGTCGCTGCTCGACGCGGAGCAGTTCCGTGGCACCGTCGGTGTCGTCCGTGACCTGACCGAACTCAAACAGGCGCGAGCGGAGCTGGAAGACGAACGCGACCGGTTCTCGTACCTGTTTAATACGCTTCCAGACGCCGTCATCGAGACGGAGACAGTTGCAGGCGACCCGGTCGTCAGGTCAGTCAATCCTGCGTTTTCCGACGTGTTCGGGTACGATCAGGAGACAGCCGTCGACAGTCCCCTTTCCGACCTCCTCCGCCCACCGGACACCAATCGTGATGAACTGCCTCGGTTCGACGGCACGCAGCCGAACGGCGACCCCTTCCAGACCGAACTCCGGCTGATGACCGAGACGGGGTTCCGTGACTTTCTCTTCCGGGGCGTGCCGTACAGTCGAGACGGCGACAGCGTCCGTGGATTCGGAATCTACACCGATATCACCGACCAGCGGGAGCGCGAGCGTCGGTTGAAACTGCTCAACCGCGTCCTCCGGCACAACCTCCGGAACGACCTGACTGTCGTCCTTGGCATGGCTGATGCACTGGAAGAGCGAATCGACGACGCCGAGCGCGCCGCCATTCTCGACAGGCTCCAGCGGAAGGCCGAAGAGATGGCGTCACTGAGCGAGCGCGCACGTGATATGGAGCGGTCCGTCCGCCGCGACCAGTTCGGCACGGACCCGGTCGATGTGTCCGCGGCTGTCACGGATGTCGTCTCATCGTATCGTGACAAACACGCCGGCAAAATCGAAACAGACCTTCCGGATACGTCGGCGGCAGCGGGCGATGGACGGTTACATCGGATCCTGGGCGAACTCATCGAAAACAGCCTCGAACACTCCGGCGACGACCCGTCGGTCCGCATCGAGGTGACGACAGACCAACGGACCGTCTCGATTACGGTCGCCGACGACGGTCCGGGAATTCCACAGCATGAACTCGACGTCGTGACCGGTGACGAACCGATTACGCAACTGCGCCACGGAACCGGACTCGGCCTGTGGCTGGTCGTCTGGGTAGCCGAAACCTACGGCGGCACAGTGAACT